In a single window of the Anaerocolumna cellulosilytica genome:
- the dprA gene encoding DNA-processing protein DprA, whose product MTEKEYWFWLCNLEQVGLSKKEKLLNYFGTPEEVYKDTGSGLEEIIQITKEERERILNSKKEKNIKESYAKLTDKGIYFVTKDDVAYPEKLLTIYQPPIALYVKGKLPESNKPSLAVIGARNCTEYGRVMAEKLAAELAGHGLQIISGLAHGIDGYAHKGALSAGGLTYGIEGCGVDICYPKENFHLYMEMIHKGGVISEYAPGCPPRPYHFPLRNRIISGLSDGILVIEAKEKSGSFITVDLGLDEGKNIYALPGRALDPLSIGCNNLIKMGAKLVTGVQDILEDFSITYENYQKDLKKNDKLLETKEKIVYSRLSFLPKHINELTEETKLSIGDLSEILINLEINNYIKQTRTNYYVLI is encoded by the coding sequence ATGACGGAGAAAGAATACTGGTTTTGGTTGTGTAATTTAGAACAAGTAGGACTTAGTAAAAAGGAAAAACTACTCAATTATTTTGGCACACCAGAAGAAGTCTACAAGGATACAGGAAGTGGATTAGAAGAAATTATTCAGATAACAAAAGAGGAACGGGAGAGAATTTTAAATAGCAAAAAGGAAAAGAATATAAAAGAATCCTATGCTAAATTAACGGATAAAGGCATATATTTTGTAACAAAAGACGACGTAGCTTATCCGGAAAAATTGCTTACGATATATCAACCGCCTATAGCTTTGTATGTAAAAGGAAAGCTGCCTGAAAGTAATAAGCCATCCCTAGCGGTTATTGGTGCCAGAAATTGTACAGAGTATGGCAGGGTAATGGCTGAAAAGTTAGCGGCAGAACTAGCAGGACATGGTTTACAGATTATAAGTGGACTTGCCCACGGTATTGATGGTTATGCCCATAAGGGAGCATTGTCAGCAGGGGGATTAACATATGGGATAGAAGGCTGTGGGGTAGATATATGCTATCCAAAGGAAAATTTTCATTTATATATGGAGATGATTCATAAAGGAGGTGTTATTTCTGAATACGCTCCTGGTTGCCCGCCAAGACCTTATCATTTTCCATTGCGTAACCGGATAATAAGCGGACTGTCTGATGGAATCCTGGTTATTGAAGCCAAAGAAAAGAGTGGTTCGTTTATAACGGTAGACTTAGGTTTGGATGAAGGTAAAAATATTTATGCACTTCCGGGAAGAGCATTAGACCCTTTAAGTATAGGGTGTAATAATTTAATTAAGATGGGTGCAAAATTAGTTACCGGAGTACAAGATATCTTAGAAGATTTTTCAATAACTTATGAAAATTATCAAAAGGATTTGAAAAAAAATGATAAATTGCTTGAAACGAAAGAAAAAATAGTGTATTCTAGACTAAGTTTCTTACCAAAGCATATAAATGAGTTGACAGAAGAAAC
- a CDS encoding YifB family Mg chelatase-like AAA ATPase encodes MFSRAYSGAVNGIDGFIVSVEADVSDGLPVFDLVGYLGAEVREARERVRISIKNSGYQLPAKRVTVNLSPADVRKEGTAFDLSIAIAILSAYGYLPQDNLEKTLFVGELSLNGEINKINGVLPIVYTAYKEGFKSCIVPKENMKEAAVVQGIDVYGIKNLKEAAAYICNPVEFKPYYIKREELIHKGNYNDEIDFSDIAGQEICKRAIEIAAAGMHNILMIGPPGTGKTMLARRIPTILPELSFEESLEISKIYSVSGLLNNKIALIGKRPFRSPHHTITPTALTGGGRTPLPGEISLAHHGVLFLDELPEFNRSTIEILRQPLEDNEITITRLQGAYRYPADFMLVAALNPCSCGFYPDRNKCSCSVSQVKRYLGKISRPLLDRIDICVEVQKIEYKALDSNKLGETSEDIRKRIEKVRKMQVKRYSNEKFYFNSQLTPKAINRYCKLGVKERTLLEAAFEKMDLSTRAYHRIIKVARTIADLEGADTIAVKHLSEALCYRGIDKKYWSEP; translated from the coding sequence ATGTTCAGTAGAGCATACAGTGGAGCGGTAAACGGAATCGATGGTTTCATCGTGTCGGTAGAGGCCGATGTAAGTGATGGACTGCCTGTTTTTGATTTGGTTGGCTATTTAGGGGCCGAGGTTAGAGAGGCCAGAGAACGAGTACGCATATCAATCAAAAATTCCGGTTACCAGCTGCCTGCAAAACGTGTTACTGTGAATTTATCTCCGGCAGATGTCCGTAAAGAAGGGACCGCCTTTGATCTTTCTATTGCAATAGCAATTCTTTCAGCCTATGGTTATTTACCACAGGATAATCTTGAAAAAACCCTTTTTGTTGGAGAACTAAGTCTAAATGGTGAAATCAATAAAATTAATGGAGTGCTGCCGATTGTGTATACAGCCTACAAGGAAGGCTTTAAAAGTTGTATTGTTCCGAAGGAGAATATGAAAGAGGCTGCGGTTGTACAAGGAATAGATGTATATGGAATAAAGAATTTAAAAGAGGCAGCAGCATATATATGTAATCCTGTAGAATTTAAACCTTATTATATAAAAAGAGAGGAATTAATCCATAAAGGCAATTATAACGACGAAATTGATTTTTCTGATATTGCAGGACAAGAAATATGTAAACGTGCAATAGAAATAGCGGCAGCCGGTATGCACAATATACTTATGATAGGTCCTCCCGGAACCGGAAAAACTATGCTGGCTAGGCGTATACCAACTATTCTGCCGGAGCTTTCCTTTGAAGAAAGTCTTGAAATTTCAAAGATTTACAGTGTGTCAGGGCTTTTAAATAATAAAATAGCACTAATCGGTAAGAGACCCTTTCGGTCGCCCCACCATACCATTACTCCTACAGCGCTGACGGGTGGAGGGAGAACGCCATTACCGGGAGAAATCAGTCTTGCTCATCATGGAGTCCTATTTCTGGACGAATTACCTGAATTTAACCGGAGTACTATTGAAATACTCAGGCAACCTCTTGAGGATAATGAAATAACAATTACGAGACTGCAGGGTGCTTATCGTTATCCTGCCGATTTTATGTTGGTTGCAGCTCTTAACCCCTGCTCGTGCGGCTTTTATCCTGACAGGAATAAGTGCAGCTGCTCGGTAAGTCAGGTGAAACGATATCTGGGTAAAATAAGCAGACCTTTACTGGATCGGATAGATATATGTGTGGAAGTTCAAAAAATTGAATATAAAGCATTGGATAGTAACAAGCTCGGTGAGACTTCAGAAGATATTAGAAAGAGAATTGAAAAAGTCCGGAAAATGCAAGTAAAGAGATACAGTAATGAAAAGTTTTATTTTAATTCACAGTTGACACCAAAGGCAATAAACCGTTATTGTAAGTTAGGAGTAAAGGAACGTACTCTGCTGGAAGCAGCTTTTGAAAAAATGGATTTAAGTACAAGAGCTTATCACCGAATAATAAAGGTGGCCAGAACAATAGCAGATCTTGAAGGGGCAGATACAATAGCAGTAAAGCATCTTAGTGAGGCTTTATGTTACCGTGGAATAGATAAAAAATACTGGTCTGAGCCGTAA
- a CDS encoding GNAT family N-acetyltransferase, translating to MGWMKQLETERLILRAWRLEDINDLYEYASNPEVGPKAGWKPHESLEESERILQSFISGDEVAAIVNKENNKVIGSLGLHGDGKRNVPGSKMLGYVLSRDYWGRGLMGEAVQAILKHAFLELELNLVSVYHYPFNEQSKKVILKSGFQYEGTIRFASRIFNGEIYDDVCYSIKKEEWQKINL from the coding sequence ATGGGATGGATGAAGCAATTAGAAACGGAGCGGTTAATACTTAGAGCGTGGCGACTAGAAGATATTAACGATTTATATGAATATGCCAGCAATCCCGAGGTTGGCCCAAAAGCGGGTTGGAAACCACATGAGTCTTTGGAAGAATCTGAACGAATATTGCAGTCCTTTATAAGTGGAGATGAAGTGGCGGCAATTGTAAATAAAGAGAATAATAAGGTAATTGGCTCCTTGGGGCTGCATGGGGATGGAAAAAGAAATGTCCCCGGAAGCAAAATGTTAGGTTATGTATTATCCAGAGATTACTGGGGAAGAGGGCTTATGGGGGAAGCGGTGCAGGCAATTCTAAAACACGCCTTTCTTGAGTTAGAACTTAATCTTGTATCAGTATACCACTATCCTTTTAATGAGCAGTCAAAAAAGGTAATACTAAAATCAGGATTTCAATATGAAGGTACAATAAGATTTGCATCCAGAATTTTTAATGGTGAAATCTATGATGATGTATGTTACTCCATAAAGAAAGAAGAGTGGCAAAAAATAAACTTGTAA
- the nrdR gene encoding transcriptional regulator NrdR, which produces MKCPFCGKENTRVIDSRPADDSSSIRRRRQCDECSKRFTTYEKVEAIPLVVIKKDNNREPYDRAKIEAGVFRSCHKRPISIDQINALVDEVENTIFNLEEKEVPSTVIGGILMDKLKDLDAVAYVRFASVYREFKDVNTFMDELKKILDGKE; this is translated from the coding sequence ATGAAATGCCCTTTTTGTGGAAAAGAAAATACACGGGTTATTGATTCACGGCCTGCAGATGACAGCAGTTCCATCCGCAGAAGGCGCCAATGTGATGAATGTTCTAAACGGTTCACTACCTATGAAAAGGTAGAAGCAATACCTTTAGTAGTTATAAAAAAGGATAATAACAGAGAACCTTATGACCGTGCAAAGATAGAGGCAGGGGTTTTTCGTTCCTGTCATAAACGGCCAATATCTATCGATCAAATCAATGCTTTAGTGGATGAAGTTGAGAATACTATATTTAACCTGGAAGAAAAAGAAGTGCCAAGTACTGTAATTGGGGGAATCTTAATGGACAAGTTAAAAGACCTGGATGCAGTTGCTTATGTAAGATTTGCATCTGTTTACAGAGAGTTCAAAGATGTAAATACCTTTATGGATGAGCTGAAGAAAATATTGGATGGGAAAGAATAG
- a CDS encoding PRC-barrel domain-containing protein, whose translation MRLCELKQKEVINCRDGERLGYVCDLDFDVHTGVITHLIVPGPCKIWGILGRDQEYVISYSCIKQIGTDVILVDIDIDKALIKSAFL comes from the coding sequence ATGAGATTATGTGAATTAAAGCAAAAAGAAGTTATAAATTGCAGAGATGGAGAAAGACTTGGATACGTTTGCGATCTGGATTTTGATGTACATACCGGTGTTATTACCCATTTAATTGTCCCCGGTCCCTGCAAGATCTGGGGTATCCTTGGCAGAGACCAGGAGTATGTTATCAGCTATTCCTGTATAAAACAAATCGGTACAGATGTAATTCTTGTAGATATTGATATTGATAAAGCTTTGATTAAATCTGCTTTTCTTTAA
- a CDS encoding ComEC/Rec2 family competence protein has protein sequence MVIKKFKLSFFIVCILSLIMFLAGGCSLLSDKSTQTTGGFTQGSMSVHFIDVGQADSILIQSGEETMLIDGGNNADGEAVVSYLKKQGVKELTYIIGTHPHEDHIGGLDEVINEFSVGKIFLTDFVLPNVSFERLLLAIREKDLQILNPVPGDEYSLGSGKFTFIAPVGKDYGNKVNNYSLGIKLENGTNVFLLTGDAEIESEKDMVESGIDLEADVMKLNHHGSTTSNSEAFIEAVDPIYAVITVGTDNPYGHPSSSIVTRLLDEDIQIYRTDLMGAVVITSDGTNLTFQTEKKAGEKSVRDETVVNETEEVTKPTAESSEEIKVYITETGHKYHNVDCSYLKKAPDEIDLMEALERGYEPCSRCNPPQ, from the coding sequence ATGGTGATTAAGAAATTTAAATTAAGCTTTTTTATTGTATGTATTTTAAGTTTAATCATGTTTTTAGCAGGAGGCTGTAGTTTACTTTCGGATAAGTCAACACAAACAACCGGGGGATTTACACAAGGCAGCATGTCAGTACATTTTATAGACGTAGGTCAGGCAGATTCTATCCTTATTCAATCGGGTGAGGAAACGATGCTTATTGACGGCGGTAATAATGCAGATGGTGAAGCAGTTGTTTCCTATTTAAAAAAACAGGGTGTAAAAGAGCTAACCTACATAATCGGAACCCATCCACATGAAGACCACATAGGTGGGCTAGATGAGGTTATTAATGAATTTTCTGTCGGGAAAATATTCTTAACAGACTTTGTTTTACCCAATGTATCCTTCGAAAGGCTATTACTTGCAATTAGAGAAAAGGATCTTCAGATTCTTAATCCTGTACCTGGCGATGAATACAGCTTGGGATCAGGTAAATTTACTTTTATAGCACCCGTGGGAAAGGACTATGGAAATAAAGTCAACAACTACTCATTAGGAATAAAATTAGAGAATGGTACGAATGTTTTTTTGCTGACGGGAGATGCGGAGATAGAATCTGAAAAAGATATGGTAGAAAGTGGAATAGACTTGGAAGCAGATGTGATGAAATTAAACCATCACGGTTCCACAACCAGTAACAGTGAAGCTTTTATTGAGGCAGTGGATCCAATCTACGCTGTTATAACAGTTGGTACAGATAATCCGTATGGGCATCCAAGCAGTAGTATAGTGACAAGATTGCTGGATGAGGATATTCAGATATACCGTACTGATTTAATGGGGGCAGTAGTTATTACCAGTGACGGAACCAATCTAACCTTTCAAACAGAGAAGAAAGCGGGAGAAAAAAGTGTTAGGGATGAAACAGTAGTTAATGAAACAGAAGAAGTGACTAAGCCAACAGCAGAATCTAGTGAAGAAATTAAGGTATATATTACAGAAACCGGTCATAAATATCACAATGTGGATTGCAGCTACCTAAAGAAAGCACCAGATGAAATAGATTTAATGGAAGCACTGGAACGGGGTTATGAACCTTGCAGCAGATGCAATCCGCCCCAGTAA
- the sigG gene encoding RNA polymerase sporulation sigma factor SigG, with translation MALYKVEICGVNTSKLPLLNNSEKEELFKRILQGDKEARELYIKGNLRLVLSIIQRFSNSNENVDDLFQIGCIGLMKAIDNFDITQNVKFSTYAVPMIIGEIRRYLRDNNSIRVSRSLRDTAYKAIYTKEALLKKNDKEPTVCEIAQEIGMSKEDVVFALDAIQSPVSLYEPVYSEGGDTLYIMDQVSDKKNKEENWVEEISLKEALSKLSDRERNIIELRFYEGKTQMEVAKEICISQAQVSRLEKSALKNMKNYLSQ, from the coding sequence ATGGCTCTTTATAAGGTAGAAATATGTGGTGTAAATACATCAAAATTACCATTACTGAACAATAGTGAAAAGGAAGAATTATTTAAACGTATTTTACAGGGGGACAAAGAAGCAAGGGAATTATATATAAAGGGTAACTTACGTTTGGTACTTAGTATTATTCAACGTTTTTCTAACAGTAATGAGAATGTGGATGATTTATTTCAAATAGGTTGCATCGGGCTTATGAAAGCAATCGATAATTTTGACATCACCCAAAACGTTAAATTTTCAACCTATGCAGTTCCTATGATAATTGGTGAAATCAGACGGTATCTAAGAGATAATAACAGTATTCGTGTCAGCAGGTCTTTACGAGATACAGCTTATAAAGCTATATACACAAAAGAGGCATTGTTAAAGAAAAATGACAAAGAACCTACTGTATGTGAGATTGCCCAGGAAATTGGTATGAGCAAAGAAGACGTTGTTTTTGCATTGGATGCGATACAAAGTCCGGTCTCTTTATATGAGCCTGTTTATTCAGAGGGTGGGGACACCTTATACATTATGGACCAGGTAAGTGATAAAAAGAACAAGGAAGAAAATTGGGTAGAAGAAATATCTTTAAAAGAAGCTTTGTCTAAACTATCAGACAGGGAAAGAAACATAATAGAGCTTCGGTTCTACGAGGGGAAAACGCAGATGGAAGTAGCGAAGGAAATCTGTATATCCCAGGCACAGGTATCAAGGCTTGAAAAATCAGCGCTAAAGAATATGAAAAATTATTTGAGTCAGTAA
- the sigE gene encoding RNA polymerase sporulation sigma factor SigE — MLLKISIPNKIQFRVIPDFRSILFNGHGEIHYIGGAEVLPAPLDAVREAEEIAKLGTDYDTEAKSILVEHNLRLVVYIAKKFDNTGVGVEDLISIGTIGLIKAINTYNPDKNIKLATYASRCIENEILMYLRRNNKTKLEVSIDEPLNVDWDGNELLLSDILGTEEDVIYKNIEEEVDRKLLGKALSKLSERERIIVQLRFGLNTEDGNERTQKEVADLLGISQSYISRLEKKIIKRLKKEMLRLE, encoded by the coding sequence CTATTAAAAATATCAATACCAAATAAAATCCAATTCAGGGTCATTCCTGACTTTAGGAGTATATTATTTAATGGCCACGGAGAGATACATTATATTGGTGGAGCTGAAGTTCTTCCCGCACCGTTAGATGCAGTGAGGGAAGCAGAGGAAATTGCAAAACTCGGTACCGACTATGATACAGAGGCGAAATCAATACTGGTAGAGCATAATCTTCGTTTGGTAGTTTATATAGCTAAAAAATTTGATAATACAGGTGTTGGTGTGGAAGACTTAATATCAATTGGTACCATTGGTTTAATAAAAGCTATTAATACATATAATCCCGATAAGAACATAAAACTGGCTACGTATGCATCCCGCTGTATTGAAAATGAAATACTGATGTACCTAAGAAGAAACAATAAAACCAAGCTAGAAGTATCCATAGATGAGCCTCTAAATGTAGATTGGGATGGAAATGAACTCTTGCTGTCCGATATTCTGGGTACGGAGGAGGATGTTATTTACAAAAATATTGAAGAGGAAGTGGATCGGAAACTATTGGGGAAAGCATTATCGAAGCTAAGTGAGAGAGAGAGGATAATTGTTCAATTACGATTTGGATTAAATACAGAGGATGGTAATGAAAGAACGCAAAAGGAAGTTGCTGATTTACTTGGAATTTCCCAGTCATATATATCAAGACTTGAGAAAAAAATTATTAAACGTTTAAAAAAAGAGATGCTACGTCTGGAATAA